A single window of Zea mays cultivar B73 chromosome 10, Zm-B73-REFERENCE-NAM-5.0, whole genome shotgun sequence DNA harbors:
- the LOC100501209 gene encoding uncharacterized protein, which translates to MMKGGGGKETLTASFLRFLLLLLLPLTAFYFLYTLQLLLTSASSAASNCVPDAVSVSRVSANLTAAEKQLPPPAAAVSTATTLQHVVFGIAASSRFWDKRKEYIKVWWRPRGAMRGYVWLDRKVRESNMSTARTGLPDIRISSDTSAFPYTHRRGHRSAIRISRIVSETFRLDLPGVRWFVMGDDDTVFFPDNLLTVLNKFDHRQHYYIGSLSESHLQNIYFSYGMAYGGGGFAISRPLAEALARMQDGCLRRYPALYGSDDRIQACMAELGVPLTKHPGFHQYDVYGDLLGLLASHPVAPIVTLHHLDVVKPLFPEVRSRAAAVRRLFDGPVKLDTAGLMQQSICYDGANRWTVSVAWGFTVLVARGIMSPREMEMPARTFLNWYRRADYTAYAFNTRPLARSPCQKPAVYYLSSARRAALRGGVTTETRYDRWRHPNETRPACRWDITDPDAHLDHIVVLKKPDPGLWDRSPRRNCCRVVSSPKDGKNGEKTMTIDVGVCREGEFSQVAGA; encoded by the exons ATGATGAAGGGAGGGGGCGGGAAGGAGACGCTCACCGCCTCCTTCCTCCGCTtcctcctcctgctcctcctccccctcaccGCCTTCTACTTCCTCTACACGCTGCAGCTCCTCCTCACCTCGGCATCGTCGGCCGCCTCCAACTGCGTCCCGGACGCCGTCTCGGTCTCCCGGGTGTCCGCCAACCTCACGGCGGCGGAGAAGCAGCTGCCCCCTCCGGCCGCAGCTGTGTCCACGGCGACGACGCTGCAGCACGTGGTGTTCGGCATCGCGGCGTCGTCGCGGTTCTGGGACAAGCGTAAGGAGTACATCAAGGTGTGGTGGCGCCCGCGCGGCGCCATGCGTGGTTACGTGTGGCTGGACCGGAAGGTGCGCGAGTCCAACATGTCCACGGCGCGCACGGGGCTCCCGGACATCAGGATATCGTCCGACACCTCCGCCTTCCCCTACACGCACCGCCGCGGCCACCGCTCCGCCATCCGCATCTCCCGCATCGTCTCCGAGACGTTCCGCCTCGACCTCCCCGGCGTGCGCTGGTTCGTCATGGGCGACGACGACACCGTCTTCTTCCCGGACAACCTACTCACCGTGCTCAACAAGTTCGACCACCGCCAGCACTACTACATCGGCTCCCTATCCgagagccacctgcagaacatatACTTCTCCTACGGGATGGCGTACGGCGGCGGCGGCTTCGCCATCAGCCGGCCGCTGGCCGAGGCGCTCGCGCGGATGCAGGACGGCTGCCTCCGCCGGTACCCGGCGCTGTACGGCAGCGATGACCGGATCCAGGCGTGCATGGCGGAGCTGGGCGTGCCGCTCACCAAGCACCCGGGGTTCCACCAGTACGACGTGTACGGCGACCTCCTCGGCCTCCTCGCGTCCCACCCGGTCGCGCCGATTGTGACGCTGCACCACCTCGACGTCGTGAAGCCGCTGTTCCCGGAGGTGAGGTCGCGCGCCGCAGCGGTGCGGCGGCTGTTTGACGGGCCGGTGAAGCTGGACACGGCGGGGCTGATGCAGCAGTCCATCTGCTACGACGGCGCCAACCGTTGGACGGTGTCCGTCGCGTGGGGGTTCACGGTGCTGGTGGCAAGGGGCATAATGTCGCCTCGGGAGATGGAGATGCCGGCGCGCACGTTCCTCAACTGGTACCGGCGCGCCGACTACACGGCGTACGCGTTCAACACGAGGCCCCTGGCGCGCAGCCCGTGCCAGAAGCCCGCCGTGTACTACCTGTCGTCGGCGCGGCGTGCGGCCTTGCGTGGCGGGGTGACCACGGAGACGCGGTACGACCGGTGGCGCCACCCGAACGAGACGCGGCCCGCGTGCCGGTGGGACATAACCGACCCGGACGCGCATCTCGATCACATCGTCGTGCTCAAGAAGCCTGACCCCGGGCTCTGGGACAGG TCTCCAAGGCGAAATTGCTGCCGAGTGGTGTCTTCGCCCAAGGATGGCAAGAACGGGGAGAAGACGATGACCATCGATGTAGGCGTATGCAGAGAAGGCGAGTTCAGCCAAGTAGCCGGAGCGTGA